The following are from one region of the Tissierellales bacterium genome:
- a CDS encoding ABC transporter permease subunit, with protein MDLKILGYNKTLFKKDWNMSKWSAFFIAGMLFFTMTLGIIRTNSEYETIVKEAEEHPEHYDYFDAEEYKESTKDFVKFRFKELTFIEMIILALVPISIATLLFGEEKRRKTFEVLATMPFTRWEIFFNKLLVAFTNLIFPFLINALIMTLALGISKNLREFYSVGLVMTWLGANIFRLFVFLGFSFLFATLTGTSISQIALTAIFLIFPLGFMGLIEMNLSAWGYTTVKIDEILNILARYSIPYLVFNLERSAIIFHFISGILMFIFAKILFDKNTIERSGETLEFESLETFFKVGVTGCISLLTGVIFESIGWSFDFPYSVSIIIGYVVGIVLGWLIATYSIKLNRSKI; from the coding sequence ATGGATTTGAAGATATTGGGCTATAACAAAACATTGTTTAAAAAAGATTGGAACATGAGTAAATGGTCAGCTTTCTTTATTGCAGGTATGTTATTTTTTACAATGACTTTAGGAATAATAAGAACTAATAGTGAATACGAAACTATAGTGAAAGAGGCAGAAGAACACCCAGAGCATTATGATTATTTTGATGCGGAGGAATATAAGGAATCTACTAAAGATTTTGTTAAATTTAGGTTTAAAGAACTAACATTTATAGAAATGATTATATTAGCCTTAGTGCCAATATCTATAGCAACTCTTTTATTTGGCGAAGAAAAGAGGAGAAAAACCTTTGAGGTCTTGGCAACTATGCCTTTTACACGATGGGAAATATTTTTCAATAAATTATTAGTAGCTTTTACAAATCTTATTTTCCCTTTTTTAATAAATGCTTTAATAATGACTTTAGCTCTAGGAATTAGTAAAAATTTGAGAGAATTTTATTCTGTAGGTTTAGTAATGACTTGGTTAGGGGCAAATATTTTTAGATTATTCGTCTTTCTAGGGTTTTCATTTTTATTTGCAACATTAACAGGAACAAGTATATCACAAATAGCTTTAACGGCTATTTTCCTTATATTTCCTCTTGGGTTTATGGGATTAATAGAAATGAACTTATCTGCATGGGGCTATACTACTGTAAAAATAGATGAAATATTAAATATTTTAGCTAGATATAGTATACCATATCTAGTCTTTAACCTTGAACGTTCGGCTATAATTTTCCACTTCATATCAGGAATACTTATGTTTATATTTGCAAAAATATTATTTGATAAAAATACAATAGAAAGAAGTGGAGAAACCTTAGAATTTGAATCTTTAGAAACATTTTTTAAAGTAGGTGTAACAGGATGTATTTCCCTATTAACAGGAGTAATATTTGAGTCTATTGGATGGAGTT